tcagagttgacttagagagatgaggctggcaggGAGTTTGGAGGCCTCTTTAGGGGAATTACAAATGCCTCATTTCTCCAACCGAAACATCTGAATTGCTCCCCATCCCCCGCTAGAGGTGTCAGGATGGGGCTTTGTGATGTCAAGGCCCACCCAGGGCCACCATTGGCTGGGCAGGAGACTTGCTGACCTCATAAAGCATGAGGGTgtgtctccctggggaggggtatatatagcggtgctcaggggctctggagcagaccactgggaggcctcaaaatgactaagcggactgggaagccccaaggctccAGAGTAGTTAGGAAACACCTGCCTCCTGTTACCCGGGACAAAAGGATGAAGACCTCCTCTCAACTGAGGCCCccaaaaaatgtcaaggtcagctGAGGCCACCCAAACTCCTCTTCCCATTGACCCCACCCCATAagaccccctgccctggccttgcctggcacataacccttctctgcccacaccccttctcctgaagctgtcgttcctgtccaccttcaccctcttccccaaaccaatgccattctctacccctctcttgttttctccaggtggCCAGGGCAAGTGCGAGAGTGAATAATCACCTTCGGGCAAAGCTGACcaagaaaacttctcagaaaccacCCACCACAAGGAACCTTAGAAAAAACGGAGGCTCAAAGCTCTGTAGCCAGTGTTGCAAGGtgaatgaagagctgaatcagaacGGACCAGAGGAGGTCCCAGAGAGTGTGGAGATCCCTGTCA
This genomic interval from Bos indicus x Bos taurus breed Angus x Brahman F1 hybrid chromosome X, Bos_hybrid_MaternalHap_v2.0, whole genome shotgun sequence contains the following:
- the LOC113887455 gene encoding uncharacterized protein LOC113887455, with the protein product MTKRTGKPQGSRVVRKHLPPVTRDKRMKTSSQLRPPKNVKVARASARVNNHLRAKLTKKTSQKPPTTRNLRKNGGSKLCSQCCKVNEELNQNGPEEVPESVEIPVIPAGPVGSQ